In a single window of the Pleurodeles waltl isolate 20211129_DDA chromosome 4_2, aPleWal1.hap1.20221129, whole genome shotgun sequence genome:
- the LOC138294253 gene encoding olfactory receptor 5AR1-like, with protein MEVKNQTSVTEFILLGLTNELKLQIPLFVLFLLFYLVTVAGNISIVALIAVEPRLHTPMYLLLSNLSLSDFCYSSVIAPKMLVHFFSSRKVISFNACAAQTYFFGVFASIEGYMLAAMAYDRYAAICHPLLYQVIISRKVCIQLVATVYLGALLTAAVYTGSTFHNSFCGPNTINHFFCDMIPLLKLSCSDTFVGKTLIFVVGFIFGFTSLLIMIISYVYIMAAILRMRTNEGRPKAFSTCGSHLTVVFLFYGTALFMYLRLPSSDSVMQDKAV; from the coding sequence ATGGAAGTAAAGAACCAGACCTCAGTGACGGAGTTCATCCTCCTTGGACTCACCAATGAGCTGAAACTTCAGAttccactctttgtcctcttccTCCTGTTCTACCTTGTCACCGTAGCTGGCAATATCAGCATTGTAGCATTAATTGCCGTTGAACCGCGTCTCCATACCCCTATGTACCTTCTCCTCAGCAACTTGTCTTTGTCAGATTTCTGCTACTCTTCCGTCATTGCACCCAAGATGCTTGTGCACTTCTTCTCTAGCAGGAAGGTGATCTCCTTCAATGCATGTGCAGCTCAAACTTATTTTTTTGGTGTATTTGCCTCTATAGAAGGCTACATGCTGGCCGCCATGGCCTATGACCGCTATGCCGCCATTTGCCACCCACTCTTGTATCAAGTTATCATCAGCAGGAAAGTATGCATCCAGCTGGTGGCCACCGTCTACCTTGGAGCCTTGCtcactgcggcggtgtacaccgggAGCACCTTCCACAATTCCTTCTGTGGACCAAACACTATCAACCATTTCTTCTGTGACATGATCCCGCTCCTGAAGCTGTCCTGCTCTGACACCTTTGTGGGAAAGACATTGATCTTTGTTGTGGGCTTCATCTTTGGTTTCACCTCTCTTCTGATCATGATCATATCCTATGTCTATATTATGGCAGCTATTTTGAGGATGCGTACCAATGAGGGGAGACCCAAGGCTTTCTCAACCTGCGGCTCGCACTTGACCGTCGTGTTTTTGTTCTATGGGACAGCTCTGTTCATGTACCTGAGACTTCCCTCCAGTGACTCAGTCATGCAAGATAAGGCTGTATAA